A genomic segment from Nicotiana sylvestris chromosome 1, ASM39365v2, whole genome shotgun sequence encodes:
- the LOC104221420 gene encoding mitogen-activated protein kinase kinase kinase NPK1-like → MQDIFGSVRRSLVFRTPTADGGDDGNLVEKINSCIRNSRVFSKLSPPPPALPSPKAVKDEGDAAPRPIRWRKGEMIGCGAFGQVYMGMNLDSGELLAVKQVLIAANGASKEKAQSHVKELEEEVKLLKNLSHPHIVRYLGTVREEDTLNILLEFVPGGSISSLLGKFGSFPEPVIRTYTKQLLLGLDYLHKNGIMHRDIKGANILVDNKGCIKLADFGASKKVVELATISGAKSMKGTPYWMAPEVIRQTGHSFSADIWSVGCTVIEMTTGKPPWSQQYQEVAALFYIGTTKAHPPIPEHLSVEAKDFLLKCLQKEPELRLSASELLQHPFVTGEAQLSPPDGSNSMMGKSQAHSDSNGHNGKSVAGSIDICNLGTLNISTENACTLSETGHKWRGNSSDDDMCQIDDTDNFFLGGGTKLSTAKTVDDFNKSFNPISEPSDDWNCDYGMTQSQQGNANIVSNQEGGIGHGISVSPNNNSAVFCGPSISEDEDELTESKIRAFLDEKALELKKLQTPLYEEYYNNSLNPSYSPQLAETAIDETTPKYLKLPPKSRSPSRGPIGSPSTGVDIINSASPGSSNRRTSCIGSGSNQDYDDSSPQSNERRQSNSPIASFSEIQRKWKEELDQELERKREMMRQAGVGGKTSSPKDRALNRQRERSRFASPGK, encoded by the exons ATGCAAGATATTTTTGGATCAGTTCGGCGATCACTGGTGTTCCGAACACCGACTGCCGACGGTGGAGATGACGGTAATCTAGTTGAGAAGATCAATTCCTGCATCCGGAACTCCAGAGTTTTCTCTAAGCTGTCGCCTCCTCCGCCGGCGTTGCCCTCACCAAAAGCCGTTAAAGATGAAGGTGATGCGGCTCCCCGGCCTATCCGGTGGAGAAAAGGTGAGATGATTGGATGTGGCGCTTTTGGACAGGTTTATATGGGAATGAATCTCGATTCTGGTGAACTTCTCGCCGTCAAGCAG GTTTTGATAGCTGCGAACGGTGCTTCAAAGGAGAAAGCTCAG TCCCACGTTAAAGAGCTTGAGGAGGAAGTCAAGCTTCTCAAGAATCTCTCGCATCCACATATTGTT AGATATCTTGGAACTGTGAGAGAAGAAGACACATTGAATATTCTGCTGGAATTCGTACCTGGTGGATCGATATCATCCCTTTTAGGCAAATTTGGATCTTTCCCTGAGCCA GTTATAAGAACGTACACTAAGCAATTGCTCCTAGGGCTGGATTATCTTCACAAGAATGGAATCATGCATAGAGATATTAAG GGGGCCAATATCCTTGTTGATAACAAAGGTTGCATAAAGCTGGCTGACTTTGGGGCATCAAAGAAGGTTGTCGAACTG GCTACTATATCAGGCGCCAAGTCCATGAAGGGCACACCATACTGGATGGCTCCTGAGGTCATTCGCCAAACCGGTCATAGCTT CTCTGCTGATATATGGAGCGTAGGATGTACTGTAATAGAGATGACTACTGGCAAGCCACCCTGGAGCCAACAGTATCAAGAG GTTGCTGCGCTCTTCTATATTGGGACAACAAAAGCTCATCCTCCGATCCCTGAACATCTGTCTGTTGAAGCAAAAGACTTTCTGCTGAAATGCTTACAAAA GGAACCAGAGTTAAGACTATCAGCTAGTGAGTTGTTACAG CATCCATTTGTCACTGGTGAAGCACAACTATCTCCTCCTGATGGTTCTAATTCCATGATG GGCAAATCTCAAGCTCATTCTGATTCAAATGGGCATAATGGAAAAAGCGT TGCTGGTTCAATAGACATCTGCAACTTGGGTACCTTGAATATCTCAACAGAAAATGCATGTACCTTGTCGGAGACCGGACATAAGTGGAGAGGAAACAGTAGTGATGATGATATGTGTCAGATTGACGATACTGATAATTTTTTCTTGGGTGGAGGAACGAAGTTAAGCACTGCTAAGACGGTGGATGACTTCAATAAG AGTTTCAATCCCATCTCTGAGCCCTCTGATGATTGGAACTGTGATTATGGCATGACTCAATCACAACAAGGGAATGCAAATATAGTTAGCAATCAGGAAGGTGGCATAGGTCATGGGATTTCAGTCTCGCCTAACAACAATTCTGCAGTTTTTTGTGGTCCTTCCATATCAGAAGATGAGGATGAGCTTACTGAGTCTAAAATCAGAGCCTTCCTGGATGAAAAG GCTCTTGAATTGAAGAAACTGCAGACACCTCTGTATGAAGAGTACTATAACAACAGTTTGAATCCTTCATACTCTCCACAGTTGGCTGAGACTGCAATCGATGAAACCACTCCAAAATACTTGAAATTACCCCCGAAAAGTAGGTCACCAAGTAGGGGTCCTATTGGAAGCCCGTCTACAGGAGTTGATATCATCAATAGTGCAAGCCCTGGGAGCAGCAACAGGCGAACATCATGCATTGGCAGTGGAAGCAACCAAGACTATGATGACAGTTCACCGCAATCTAATGAGCGGAGGCAATCAAATAGTCCAAT TGCAAGTTTTAGTGAGATTCAGAGGAAGTGGAAGGAAGAGCTTGACCAAGAGCTTGAAAGAAAGCGAG AAATGATGCGTCAAGCAGGTGTGGGGGGAAAAACATCTTCTCCCAAGGATCGAGCTTTGAATCGACAGAGAGAGCGTTCAAGGTTTGCATCTCCAGGAAAATGA
- the LOC104221419 gene encoding kinesin-like protein KIN-14S produces MDVRTLEKLCDNFDQAVTISGDNLKASPIPNGVKVDRISESADESNGSHSTAEVCSSQEHTLPILTKIEDLRNKVLDLRKEQAALRNEVKGMSVDSFPGSEASNTLQHMSVQHELLKKKYDDECELLKKKYLEECTERKRLYNEVIELKGNIRVFCRCRPLNSDEIANGSTSVVEFDPSHENELQICAGSSKKQFKFDYVFKPEDNQDAVFAQTMPIVTSVLDGYNVCIFAYGQTGTGKTFTMEGTPENRGVNYRTLEMLFSLSSERSSIMKYELSVSMLEVYNEKIRDLLVENSNHPAKKLEIKQSAEGTQEVPGLVEARVYGTDEVWELLKSGSRARSVGSTSANELSSRSHCLLRVTVVGDNLINGQRTRSHLWLVDLAGSERVGRIAVEGERLKESQFINKSLSALGDVISALASKTAHIPYRNSKLTHMLQSSLGGDCKAVMFVQISPSTTDLGETLCSLNFASRVRGVEHGPARKQTDLVELMKHKLLAEKAKQDEKETKKLQDNLQFLQLKLANREQTCRNLQDKVRDLENQLADGRRTRLKQESNAFPGVSLSQSQKIITEKKPPLAPSKALRLPLRTRTSNFLPPPSPLPRPTKARKSFVPSCGKENLASSSTTTAILKPRRGSIAVVRPSPQGTKQVLQPKRRASIATLRPESNLSTFNGSAARPRNNRLGRKSFVWDTQRMWQTSRVLSPIAQEKETSVSTPREATPIVSKQSSKFMGSPPSQAGSWRPKHPTVVAIKKQIVWSPLKMKAMRSRQ; encoded by the exons ATGGACG ttcGAACCCTAGAAAAGCTATGCGACAATTTTGATCAAGCAGTCACCATTTCTGGGGACAATTTGAAGGCTTCACCCATTCCAAATGGGG TTAAAGTCGACAGAATTTCTGAGTCAGCAGATGAGAGTAATGGTTCACATTCTACTGCAGAAGTATGTTCATCTCAAGAGCATACTCTTCCAATTCTTACAAAGATTGAAGATCTTAGAAACAAAGTGCTC GACTTGAGGAAAGAACAGGCAGCATTACGTAATGAAGTCAAGGGCATGAGTGTGGACTCTTTTCCTGGTTCTGAAGCCTCTAACACTCTTCAGCACATGA GTGTCCAACATGAACTTCTAAAAAAGAAGTATGATGACGAGTGTGAACTACTGAAGAAGAAGTATCTGGAGGAGTGTACTGAAAGAAAACGTCTATACAATGAAGTGATCGAGCTCAAAGGAAATATCAGGGTCTTCTGTAGATGTAGACCTTTAAATTCAGATGAAATTGCAAATGGATCAACATCGGTGGTCGAATTTGATCCATCTCATGAAAATGAACTGCAGATCTGTGCAGGTTCCTCTAAAAAGCAGTTTAAGTTTGATTATGTGTTCAAACCTGAGGACAACCAAG ATGCCGTCTTTGCTCAAACTATGCCCATTGTGACCTCTGTTTTGGATGGATATAATGTCTGCATATTTGCCTATGGACAAACTGGGACGGGGAAGACGTTCACCATGGAGGGGACACCAGAAAATAGAGGAGTCAACTACCGGACTTTAGAGATGCTATTTAGCTTATCTAGTGAGAGAAGCAGTATCATGAAATATGAGTTGTCCGTCAGCATGTTAGAGGTTTATAATGAGAAGATAAGAGACCTCCTGGTAGAGAACTCAAATCATCCAGCTAAGAA GTTGGAGATTAAACAATCGGCAGAGGGAACTCAGGAAGTTCCAGGACTTGTGGAAGCTCGTGTATATGGTACAGATGAAGTATGGGAACTTCTCAAGTCTGGAAGCCGGGCTAGATCTGTTGGATCGACTAGTGCTAACGAGCTTAGCAGCCGTTCTCACTG CTTACTGCGGGTGACTGTTGTGGGGGACAACTTGATTAACGGCCAGAGGACTAGGAGCCACCTTTGGCTTGTTGACCTAGCTGGCAGTGAGCGCGTGGGACGGATAGCAGTTGAAGGTGAGAGGTTGAAAGAGTCACAGTTCATAAACAAGTCATTGTCTGCACTTGGGGATGTCATTTCTGCACTAGCCTCTAAGACAGCTCACATTCCATATAG GAATTCAAAGCTCACTCATATGCTGCAGAGTTCTCTGG GAGGAGATTGCAAGGCGGTCATGTTTGTCCAAATCAGCCCTAGTACGACAGATTTGGGAGAAACTCTATGCTCTTTGAATTTTGCAAGTCGAGTCCGAGGAGTTGAACATGGCCCTGCTCGCAAACAGACAGACCTTGTAGAGCTGATGAAGCATAAACTACTG GCAGAAAAAGCCAAGCAAGATGAGAAGGAAACCAAAAAATTGCAGGACAATTTGCAGTTTCTGCAGCTGAAACTTGCTAACAGAGAACAGACATGTAGAAATCTTCAGGACAAG GTTCGTGATCTTGAAAACCAATTGGCAGACGGGAGGAGAACACGTCTAAAGCAAGAAAGCAACGCTTTCCCTGGAGTTTCTTTAAGCCAATCACAGAAGATCATAACAGAGAAGAAACCACCACTGGCTCCTTCAAAAGCACTGAGATTGCCACTAAGAACAAGAACCAGCAATTTTTTGCCCCCGCCATCCCCTCTTCCTCGTCCAACAAAAGCTAGGAAGTCATTTGTGCCATCATGTGGCAAGGAAAATTTAGCAAGCTCATCAACGACAACTGCAATTTTGAAACCAAGGCGAGGATCTATTGCTGTAGTTAGACCATCGCCTCAAGGAACAAAGCAGGTTTTGCAGCCCAAAAGGCGGGCTTCTATTGCAACCCTTCGCCCCGAGTCTAACTTATCAACTTTCAATGGCTCTGCTGCTCGGCCAAGGAATAACCGTCTCGGTCGGAAATCATTTGTCTGGGATACACAAAGAATGTGGCAGACATCAAGAGTGCTTTCTCCAATAGCACAAGAAAAGGAAACATCGGTTTCTACACCCAGAGAGGCAACCCCGATTGTTTCCAAACAAAGCAGTAAATTCATGGGAAGTCCTCCTTCACAAGCAGGTTCATGGAGGCCCAAGCATCCAACAGTTGTTGCAATAAAGAAGCAAATTGTGTGGAGTCCTCTGAAGATGAAGGCCATGAGAAGTAGGCAATAG